One region of Eupeodes corollae chromosome 1, idEupCoro1.1, whole genome shotgun sequence genomic DNA includes:
- the LOC129940323 gene encoding uncharacterized protein LOC129940323: MKLLIVVLAISSAVSAERIDVRAGLGRSISTQAIDALEKLREQMPCGFPKYGIPPLAPFKVQHKELALKTDSFSVDGEVNEARIDGLDSYKIEDLRINIILSKVTFKLVFPSIKTTSLYDLETLAKAFGFTLEIKGKGNFLLELKDLEISGTIKYSILGGIKLRTCTIKVLLGDVESKIDGILGDGFGNRKMNELIEEMISLAINDNQGFITDKIEEFTVKHVNEAAEGYTLADIIGIIGGGGEGESEKCIPPEDN; the protein is encoded by the exons ATGAAGCTTTTAATTGTTGTATTGGCTATCAGCAGCGCTGTTTCGGCCGAGAGGATTGATGTCCGTGCTg GTCTGGGACGTAGTATATCTACTCAAGCTATTGATGCTTTGGAAAAACTGCGAGAGCAAATGCCATGTGGTTTCCCTAAATATGGCATACCACCACTTGCCCCATTCAAGGTTCAACACAAAGAACTGGCCCTTAAGACTGATTCCTTTAG TGTCGATGGAGAAGTCAACGAGGCACGTATCGACGGTCTTGACTCATACAAAATTGAAGATCTCAGAATCAATATTATCTTGAGCAAAGTCACTTTCAAATTGGTTTTTCCCAGCATTAAGACTACGAGTTTATATGACTTAGAAACATTGGCAAAAGCTTTTGGATTCACTTTGGAGATCAAAGGAAAAGGCAATTTTTTGTTGGAGTTGAAGGATCTTGAAATCAGTGGCACCATCAAGTATTCTATACTGGGAGGAATTAAATTAAGAACGTGTACAATTAAGGTATTACTTGGAGATGTCGAATCGAAGATTGATGGAATTCTGGGAGATGGATTTGGCAATCGAAAAATGAATGAACTAATTGAAGAAATGATATCCTTGGCAATTAATGACAATCAAGGATTTATTACAgacaaaattgaagaatttaCAGTAAAGCATGTCAATGAAGCTGCGGAAGGATACACTTTGGCTGATATTATTGGAATCATAGGTGGTGGAGGAGAAGGTGAATCAGAGAAGTGTATTCCACCAGaagataattga